In one Procambarus clarkii isolate CNS0578487 chromosome 87, FALCON_Pclarkii_2.0, whole genome shotgun sequence genomic region, the following are encoded:
- the Rep gene encoding rab proteins geranylgeranyltransferase component A 1 isoform X1, translating into METELPTEYDVIVTGTGLVECIVAAASARVGKKVLHIDKNDYYGGQWASFTLKGLEQWVDEHSASPQETTKEELESKEGETLVATCDPRRVYSKVKLRWHVQKAVTPSEETPIEVHGESGGNQSCGEGGETTDLSKEKEGSSETKDEAKEHKKWSQDEMRNLSRKFNLDLAPKLLYSRGALVELLISSNVARYAEFKCITRVLTWVATEGDKGNLLVVPCSRSDVFTTDTVTLVEKRLLMKFLEFCHSYDEHPEQLEEYADKTFVEFLKSRKLTDNLIHFVTESIAMVSGEVSCREGLESMKLFLTSLGRYGTTPFLFSMYGCGELPQAFCRLCAVFEGTYILRRPVLSLVTDSENKCLGIVSEGQRLQCSHLVMDASCAPHKYTAIASLAAQKSISRSIFITDRSILSSDKEQLTLLRLPAKDGNPQPITIIEVGSGSGICPKNLYCVHMTCHGSDAEEDFKVAVQRLFGNGEDPDKPSILMSLYFNLADLSGCDLVSGAASNLHLCCGPGAELDYDSAIDQARCIFSRMFPEEEFLPRAPDPDEIVFDNAGAVPKEGDIFDSNTPDGQDGDVKGNPQSAGKETCTDGGNTSAVDESVAASELS; encoded by the exons AAATGATTACTATGGTGGCCAGTGGGCATCATTCACTTTGAAAGGACTTGAACAGTGGGTTGACGAACATTCAGCATCTCCGCAAGAAACTACAAAAG AAGAGCTTGAATCCAAAGAAGGGGAGACGCTAGTGGCAACATGTGATCCTCGACGAGTCTACTCTAAAGTTAAACTAAGGTGGCATGTGCA GAAAGCTGTGACACCCTCTGAAGAAACACCAATTGAAGTACACGGTGAGAGTGGTGGAAACCAGAGTTGTGGAGAAGGTGGTGAGACTACAGATTTAAGTAAAGAAAAGGAAGGGTCATCTGAAACTAAAGATGAAGCCAAAGAACACAAGAAATGGTCACAAGATGAAATGAGGAACCTCTCAAGGAAATTTAATTTAGATCTAGCTCCCAAG CTGCTATATTCGCGTGGTGCTCTGGTTGAACTTCTCATCTCTTCCAATGTAGCAAG GTATGCGGAGTTCAAATGTATCACTCGTGTGCTGACATGGGTGGCAACGGAAGGAGACAAGGGCAACTTGCTGGTTGTCCCGTGCTCCCGCAGTGACGTCTTCACCACAGACACTGTCACCCTGGTTGAGAAGAGGCTTCTTATGAAGTTTTTGGAGTTTTGTCACAGTTATGATGAACATCCTGAGCAACtagaag AATATGCTGACAAGACATTTGTCGAATTCCTCAAGTCCCGCAAGCTCACCGACAATCTAATTCACTTTGTCACGGAGTCTATCGCTATGGTATCTGGAGAAGTGTCGTGCAGAGAAGGACTAGAGAGCATGAAACTGTTCCTCACCAGTCTGGGACGTTATGGAACGACACCTTTCCTCTTCTCTATGTACGGGTGTGGGGAACTTCCCCAGGCTTTCTGCAG aTTATGTGCAGTATTTGAAGGGACTTACATCTTGCGACGGCCAGTGTTGTCTCTTGTCACTGACTCTGAAAACAAGTGCCTTGGTATAGTGTCTGAGGGTCAGCGCTTGCAGTGTTCCCACCTGGTGATGGACGCCTCGTGTGCACCTCACAAGTACACCGCCATCGCCAGTTTAGCCGCTCAGAAGAGTATATCACGAAGCATATTTATTACCGACAG GTCCATCTTATCAAGTGATAAAGAACAATTAACTCTACTGCGACTCCCTGCTAAAGATGGCAACCCTCAGCCAATCACCATCATTGAAGTTGGGTCTGGCTCTGGGATTTGTCCAAAGAATCTgt ACTGTGTTCATATGACTTGTCACGGGTCTGATGCCGAGGAGGACTTTAAGGTTGCTGTCCAACGGCTATTTGGTAATGGTGAAGACCCAGACAAACCAAGTATTCTCATGAGCTTGTACTTCAACTTG GCTGATTTATCTGGTTGTGATTTGGTGAGTGGTGCCGCAAGCAACTTGCACCTCTGCTGTGGACCAGGTGCTGAGCTCGACTATGATTCTGCCATTGACCAG GCACGGTGCATTTTTTCACGAATGTTTCCAGAGGAAGAGTTCTTGCCCCGTGCTCCTGATCCAGATGAAATTGTGTTCGACAATGCTGGAGCAGTACCCAAGGAAGGAGATATTTTTGATAGCAATACACCTGATGGACAAGATGGTGATGTTAAGGGAAATCCTCAGAGCGCAGGGAAGGAAACTTGTACGGACGGAGGAAATACCTCGGCAGTAGACGAATCTGTAGCAGCAAGTGAACTCAGCTGA
- the Rep gene encoding rab proteins geranylgeranyltransferase component A 1 isoform X2, with the protein METELPTEYDVIVTGTGLVECIVAAASARVGKKVLHIDKNDYYGGQWASFTLKGLEQWVDEHSASPQETTKELESKEGETLVATCDPRRVYSKVKLRWHVQKAVTPSEETPIEVHGESGGNQSCGEGGETTDLSKEKEGSSETKDEAKEHKKWSQDEMRNLSRKFNLDLAPKLLYSRGALVELLISSNVARYAEFKCITRVLTWVATEGDKGNLLVVPCSRSDVFTTDTVTLVEKRLLMKFLEFCHSYDEHPEQLEEYADKTFVEFLKSRKLTDNLIHFVTESIAMVSGEVSCREGLESMKLFLTSLGRYGTTPFLFSMYGCGELPQAFCRLCAVFEGTYILRRPVLSLVTDSENKCLGIVSEGQRLQCSHLVMDASCAPHKYTAIASLAAQKSISRSIFITDRSILSSDKEQLTLLRLPAKDGNPQPITIIEVGSGSGICPKNLYCVHMTCHGSDAEEDFKVAVQRLFGNGEDPDKPSILMSLYFNLADLSGCDLVSGAASNLHLCCGPGAELDYDSAIDQARCIFSRMFPEEEFLPRAPDPDEIVFDNAGAVPKEGDIFDSNTPDGQDGDVKGNPQSAGKETCTDGGNTSAVDESVAASELS; encoded by the exons AAATGATTACTATGGTGGCCAGTGGGCATCATTCACTTTGAAAGGACTTGAACAGTGGGTTGACGAACATTCAGCATCTCCGCAAGAAACTACAAAAG AGCTTGAATCCAAAGAAGGGGAGACGCTAGTGGCAACATGTGATCCTCGACGAGTCTACTCTAAAGTTAAACTAAGGTGGCATGTGCA GAAAGCTGTGACACCCTCTGAAGAAACACCAATTGAAGTACACGGTGAGAGTGGTGGAAACCAGAGTTGTGGAGAAGGTGGTGAGACTACAGATTTAAGTAAAGAAAAGGAAGGGTCATCTGAAACTAAAGATGAAGCCAAAGAACACAAGAAATGGTCACAAGATGAAATGAGGAACCTCTCAAGGAAATTTAATTTAGATCTAGCTCCCAAG CTGCTATATTCGCGTGGTGCTCTGGTTGAACTTCTCATCTCTTCCAATGTAGCAAG GTATGCGGAGTTCAAATGTATCACTCGTGTGCTGACATGGGTGGCAACGGAAGGAGACAAGGGCAACTTGCTGGTTGTCCCGTGCTCCCGCAGTGACGTCTTCACCACAGACACTGTCACCCTGGTTGAGAAGAGGCTTCTTATGAAGTTTTTGGAGTTTTGTCACAGTTATGATGAACATCCTGAGCAACtagaag AATATGCTGACAAGACATTTGTCGAATTCCTCAAGTCCCGCAAGCTCACCGACAATCTAATTCACTTTGTCACGGAGTCTATCGCTATGGTATCTGGAGAAGTGTCGTGCAGAGAAGGACTAGAGAGCATGAAACTGTTCCTCACCAGTCTGGGACGTTATGGAACGACACCTTTCCTCTTCTCTATGTACGGGTGTGGGGAACTTCCCCAGGCTTTCTGCAG aTTATGTGCAGTATTTGAAGGGACTTACATCTTGCGACGGCCAGTGTTGTCTCTTGTCACTGACTCTGAAAACAAGTGCCTTGGTATAGTGTCTGAGGGTCAGCGCTTGCAGTGTTCCCACCTGGTGATGGACGCCTCGTGTGCACCTCACAAGTACACCGCCATCGCCAGTTTAGCCGCTCAGAAGAGTATATCACGAAGCATATTTATTACCGACAG GTCCATCTTATCAAGTGATAAAGAACAATTAACTCTACTGCGACTCCCTGCTAAAGATGGCAACCCTCAGCCAATCACCATCATTGAAGTTGGGTCTGGCTCTGGGATTTGTCCAAAGAATCTgt ACTGTGTTCATATGACTTGTCACGGGTCTGATGCCGAGGAGGACTTTAAGGTTGCTGTCCAACGGCTATTTGGTAATGGTGAAGACCCAGACAAACCAAGTATTCTCATGAGCTTGTACTTCAACTTG GCTGATTTATCTGGTTGTGATTTGGTGAGTGGTGCCGCAAGCAACTTGCACCTCTGCTGTGGACCAGGTGCTGAGCTCGACTATGATTCTGCCATTGACCAG GCACGGTGCATTTTTTCACGAATGTTTCCAGAGGAAGAGTTCTTGCCCCGTGCTCCTGATCCAGATGAAATTGTGTTCGACAATGCTGGAGCAGTACCCAAGGAAGGAGATATTTTTGATAGCAATACACCTGATGGACAAGATGGTGATGTTAAGGGAAATCCTCAGAGCGCAGGGAAGGAAACTTGTACGGACGGAGGAAATACCTCGGCAGTAGACGAATCTGTAGCAGCAAGTGAACTCAGCTGA